GCAGCTCATCGAATTCGGCGAGATCCGTCGGAGCTGGCTGGGCGTTCACGTGGAAAAAATCTGGGAAAGCGTCACCATCGGCGGCGACCGCAATATCATGCTGGGCGCCGTGGAAGGCATGGTCGTTTCGGATGTGTATCCCGACAGTCCCGCCATGCGGGTCGGTCTGCGCAAGGGCGACGTGCTTCAGGCCGTGAACGGCGTCTCCATGAGCCATCCCATCGTCCTGGCCGAGTTCGTGACCACGCTTCCCGTGGGCACCCGGATCGAAATCAAGTACCTTCGAGGGGATGTGGAACATACCGCGCACACGGTGCTCGCGGCGCAACCGAAAACACTCGCCGCGCCTGCTTCTCCCTTGCTCACCGAAGAGGGTCCGGACAATCCCCGGTCCGGTGAAGATTCCCGTCTCATCCAGCAGATGATCCTGGAACACGAAAGGGAACTCGCAGCCCACCGGATCAAGTTGAACCAACTCAAGCGGCTGCTGGATGAACGCATGCGGCTGATCGGTCAGCGTTCCCCGGTCCGGTCCGGAGACGATGGATTCTGAGCGATCGATTCGCCGGGGCCGCCACGTGCTCCAGGCCAAACATCCCTTGCCTGTCCGATCCACACCGGTATACATTCACACCACACCTTTTCCACCCGCGCTTTGCGATATGAGTTAGACCTTCGCGGTATGCGTCAGGCAGCCTCGGCATCCGCAGGATTCCACCAGGGGAGTGTCCATGGAACACCGAAAACTCGGCCGTACCGATACGTCACTCAGCTTCATTGGCCTGGGCTGCGTAACCTTCGGCCGTGAGATCGACGAGGACGCATCGTCAGCCATACTGGACGATGCAGTCGAAAGAGGGATCAACTGGCTCGATACGGCGGAGGCGTATGGAGGCGGCAATGCCCGGACCTACCGGCGGGACGTGTTGAAAGTCGATGACGTGCGCGAGACCTCGGATATCATGGGCTCTTCCGAGATCATCATCGGAAAGTGGATGAAAGCGCGACGCTGCAGGGACGACGTGGTGATCTGCTCCAAGGTGAGCAGCGGAAACCGCCCGGAGAACATCGCCCGGGCGCTCCGGGTCAGTCTCGAGCGCCTGCAGGTGGACCGCGTGGACATCTTCGAACTGCATTCTCCCGATGAAACGGTTCCCATTTCCGAAAGCCTGGCCGCGCTGGACGTCGAGGTGTCGGCGGGAAGAGTCGGGACCGTGGGCTGCAGCAACTTCAACGCCGCGCAACTCCGGGAGGCCCTGGACACCAGCGCCAGGGAGGGCTATGCCCGGTTCGAGGTGGTCCAGCCGCCCTACAACCTGGCCGATCCCGGTGCCCAGGACGAACTGTTTCCCCTGTGCCGGCGGGAGGAAGTGGGCATCACGTCCTACAGTCCGCTCGCCGCGGGTTTCCTGGCGGGAAAATACACGCCGGACCGTAACGACTTCCCGAAAGGTTCGCGCTTCGACGTGATTCCCGGACACGCGGACATCTACTTCAACGACCGGAACTTCCGCAACGTGGAGCGGCTGCGGGCCCTGGCGGATAACAGGGGAATTCCCATGGTGCGCATGGCCATGGCGTGGGCCATGGGGCATCCAGATATCACGTCGGTCCTCGTAGGCGCCCGCCATACCGGCCACCTGGACAACGCCTTCGACGCCCTCGCCCTGAAGGCGGACACGGAACTGCGTGATGAAATGTCGAGTTGGCTGACGGACTGAGCGCAACGCGCAACGATGCGATAACGACGATCTCGAGAGGGGGATTACGTGGGGTTGGATCCAGTTGAAATGACGAAGGAATTCGTGGATGTGAAGTCCGTCAGCCGGTGGAGCAACGCGGCGGTATCCGACCTCGTCGAAGACCGGATGAAGGCATGCGGACTCGAAGTGGAACGGCTGTCCTACGAGGACGAAAACGGCGAACTGAAGGTCAGCCTCGTCGGACGCAAGGGTGAAGGCGAGGGCGGCCTGGCCTTCCTGTCCCATACGGATACGGTGCCGGGGCAGGAGCAGGACTGGGACGCCTATCACGGCGTGGTCGAAGGCGACCGGCTGCTGGGACGGGGCAGCTGCGACATGAAGGGCCCCCTGGCATGCACCATGATCGCCGCCGCGCAGGTGGACGCGGAACGCCTGAAGAAGCCGCTGATCGTGGTGGCGACGGCCGACGAGGAAGTGGGTGGAGGCGGTGCGCACCAGGTCGCCACGGAATCCCGCATCATGGGCGCCGTTCGTCCCACCTACGGCGTGGTAGCCGAGCCGACCAGCCTGACGCCGGTGTACGCCCACAAAGGTTCGGCCCACATCGTCGTGACGGCCCACGGCAGGGCGGCGCACACCAGCACGGGCCTTGGGGAATCCGCCAATTTCAAGATCGCTCCTTTCCTGGCTGAAATGGCCGAATTGGCGGAGCGGATCAAAACGGATGAACGGTTCCTGAACGCGGAGTTCAGCCCCCCTTCCAACGGGTTCAACATGGTGATCACCGACTACGACACGAAGCAGAACGTCTCCGCGGCGCGGTCGACCTGTCACATCTGCTTCCGCACGATGCCAGACGATCACAGCGAAGAACTGGTGGGCGAACTGGTCTCACGGGCCGAAGGCTACGGCTTCGAGGTTACGAGCAGCATATCACGCCCCTTCTACGCCGATCCTTCGAACCCCATCGTGCAACTGGCCTCCGATGTCACCGGCGGCAGGCGGCCGGAGACCGTGCCCTACGGGACCGACGCCCCCCATTTCAGGGAGCAGCTTCAAATGGTGGTCCTGGGACCCGGCAGTATCGAGCAGGCCCACACGGTGGGCGAATACGTGGAAATACCGCAGCTTTACGAAGCGGTGGACATCTACGCACGCATGATTAACGAAGTTTGCTTATAGGAGTCGATCCATGGCGGATTCCATAGGATATACCGATACCTCCGTTATACCCGGCAGCAAATGGCGCGTCCATGACGGCGACCGGCCCCAGCCCCGCGTGGTCACGCCGGGCGGAGCCTGCGGGAGCCCTCCTTCAGACGCGGTCGTGCTCTTCGACGGATCGGACCTCGCCCAGTGGGTCGGCCGGGATGGAGGCGACGCCGCGTGGAAGGTGGAAAGCGGCTATATGGAGGTCAACGGCACGGGGGACATCTCGACCCGCGCGCATTTCGGCGACTGCCAGCTTCATCTCGAATGGGCCACGCCCGAAGAGGTGGTCGGAGACAGCCAGGGCCGGGGCAACAGCGGCGTGTTCCTGCTGGGGCTCTATGAAATCCAGGTGCTGGACAGCTTCGACAACCGTACCTATGCCGACGGTTCCGCCTCGTCCATTTACGGCCAGTACCCTCCCCTGGTCAATGCCAGTAGGGGACCGGGCGAATGGCAGAGCTACGATATCGTCTTCGAATCGCCTTCATGGGACGGCGACAGGCTGGTGAATGGCGCGCACCTGACGGTCATCCACAACGGGATCGTGGTGCACCACCGCCAGCGGGCCGTCGGTCCCACCGGGCACAGGGACCTGGCGAACTACGACACGCCCCACGCCGACACGGGCCCCCTGCAACTGCAGGATCACGGCGATCCCGTCCGGTTCCGCAACATCTGGATGAGACGCCTTACCGCCTACGACGCATCCTGAGCCGTCAGGTCTGCCCGGGTTCGCCCGGTTCGCCCGGTTCGCCCGGTTCGCGTACCCAGATAAGGATGACGAAGGATGCGGCCGCGGCCATGACGCCGCAGGCCGCTCCGACGGAAGGATATCCGAAGGCGACGTAGAGCACGCCGCAAAGTGCCGTACCCCCGGCGATGCCGAATTCCGCCACCGTGTTCTTGAGTGCGATGAGCGTGCCGCGTTCCTCGTCGGATGCCATGGCCGTCACGAGCGCCTGAAGCGGCGCGTGGCGGAAGGCCCCGGCGATGCCGGTGAATATGAACCCGGCGAAGACTACCGGCAGCAGGCCGGTTATCCAGGGTATGGCTGCCAGCAGGCCGGCCATCGCCAGCCCGCTCACCGCCACGACGCCCCTTTTACCCGCACGGTCCGAGAGGTATCCGGCCAGTGGGCTGCCCACCAGTGCGCCCAGTCCGCTGAAGAGGAATACCATGCCGATCCAGTCGGTCGAGAGTCCGTAAGCCTCCCGCAGCCACGTCCCCACGTAGGTGATGAATCCGACCGTGGAAGCCGATACGAGAAACGACGCCGCGATCACCGCCAGGGGTCCGGTGCGCGTGAGGAATCGACCGTAGCTTCTTGCCAGGATGGTGATGGAGACCGCGCGGGCCGCGCTGACCGCGGTTTCCGTGCCGGCCGCACCGACCGAACTGGCCGCCGGAACGCGACGGGGCAGGACGGCCAGCGCCGGCGCCCACAGCAGCAACCCGGCCCCGGCAAAAGCGCCGAAGGCCCACCGCCAGGACCAGGCCTCCGCGACAAAGGCCCCGGCCGGCACGCCCAGGATCATGGCTGCGAAGTAACCGGACATGACCAGTCCCATGGCGGCGCCCCGCCGCCTGTAGGGAAAGTGGTCCCCGATGCAGGCGGTGATATTGAGGGAAAGGGCTCCCGCGGCCGCGCCGGTGACGGCCCGGAAGGCCACCAGTGAAGCATAGTCCCACGCCAGGCCGCATAGCAGGGTCGCAGCGGTGAATACGATCAGCCCGGCGATGAGCATTTTCCTGCGGCCGGTCCGGTCCGACAACGGACCGATCGCGAAGGAGACCACGGCCGCGGCGATGGCATAGACCGAGACCAGCAGCCCGGCCCGGCCCGCGCCCATGCCGAAAGCGGCCATCAGGTCGGGCAGGAGCGGGGAGATCATCTGGTTGTCGGCGACGGCCACGAACATGAGGCCGAACAGTACGACGATCAGACGGTTGTTTCCTTCCCGGCTTACCTCGGTCATCAGGGGTTCCTACTGAGATGCATTACAGGTATGTGCCGCTGTGCATCCACGGCGTTGCGTGGTGCCATTCGAGCATCCGGTCCCGGAGACCGGCCGCCAGCTCCGTGTCGTGGCGGGCGTCCCTCAGGTTGGACAACTGGTAGGGGTCAGACCGCAGATCGAAGAAGCATTCCCGGTCATCCAGCACTTTTCCGTTTTTCGGATCGACACGGATCCCGTAGGTGTGGGTCGGCGTGCGCAGTCCGATTTGTCCCTGGGAGGTCTCCACGAACACGCCCTCGTCTTCCATCGGACCGTTTTCACCCGAAATCACCGACGCGAGGTCGCGCCCCTGGACATGGGCGGGTACGGTATCGCCGCAGAGGGAGAGCAAGGTGGGCATGACGTCGATGAGCTGGGCCGTCGTGGCCGCATCGACCCGGGGCTTCAGGCGGCCCGGCGCGTGAAAGACCAGCGGGACGCGGATGGACTCTTCGATCAGGTGGCCCTTGTTGAACAGGTGGTGGCTGCCGAGGTTGTCGCCGTGATCGGAGAGGAAAACGACGATGGTGTTTTCCGCGAGGTGGTACGCCTTGAGGAAATGCATGAGGCGTCCGACCATGTCGTCCACCCAGGTCGTCATGCCGTAGTACAGTGCGATCAGGTGCCGCAGATCGAATCCGGTGGGCAGCTTGCGCGTGAACGGCAGATTCTGTTCGTAGAAGAGGAAGTCGCACAGGTAGACCTTGAACCAATGTTCGTCGTATGGCAGCCGGCCGTCCCGGTAGACGTTGGGCCGCAGGGGGATATCGGCG
The window above is part of the Gemmatimonadota bacterium genome. Proteins encoded here:
- a CDS encoding aldo/keto reductase, whose product is MEHRKLGRTDTSLSFIGLGCVTFGREIDEDASSAILDDAVERGINWLDTAEAYGGGNARTYRRDVLKVDDVRETSDIMGSSEIIIGKWMKARRCRDDVVICSKVSSGNRPENIARALRVSLERLQVDRVDIFELHSPDETVPISESLAALDVEVSAGRVGTVGCSNFNAAQLREALDTSAREGYARFEVVQPPYNLADPGAQDELFPLCRREEVGITSYSPLAAGFLAGKYTPDRNDFPKGSRFDVIPGHADIYFNDRNFRNVERLRALADNRGIPMVRMAMAWAMGHPDITSVLVGARHTGHLDNAFDALALKADTELRDEMSSWLTD
- a CDS encoding M20 family metallopeptidase, producing the protein MTKEFVDVKSVSRWSNAAVSDLVEDRMKACGLEVERLSYEDENGELKVSLVGRKGEGEGGLAFLSHTDTVPGQEQDWDAYHGVVEGDRLLGRGSCDMKGPLACTMIAAAQVDAERLKKPLIVVATADEEVGGGGAHQVATESRIMGAVRPTYGVVAEPTSLTPVYAHKGSAHIVVTAHGRAAHTSTGLGESANFKIAPFLAEMAELAERIKTDERFLNAEFSPPSNGFNMVITDYDTKQNVSAARSTCHICFRTMPDDHSEELVGELVSRAEGYGFEVTSSISRPFYADPSNPIVQLASDVTGGRRPETVPYGTDAPHFREQLQMVVLGPGSIEQAHTVGEYVEIPQLYEAVDIYARMINEVCL
- a CDS encoding DUF1080 domain-containing protein — its product is MADSIGYTDTSVIPGSKWRVHDGDRPQPRVVTPGGACGSPPSDAVVLFDGSDLAQWVGRDGGDAAWKVESGYMEVNGTGDISTRAHFGDCQLHLEWATPEEVVGDSQGRGNSGVFLLGLYEIQVLDSFDNRTYADGSASSIYGQYPPLVNASRGPGEWQSYDIVFESPSWDGDRLVNGAHLTVIHNGIVVHHRQRAVGPTGHRDLANYDTPHADTGPLQLQDHGDPVRFRNIWMRRLTAYDAS
- a CDS encoding MFS transporter — its product is MTEVSREGNNRLIVVLFGLMFVAVADNQMISPLLPDLMAAFGMGAGRAGLLVSVYAIAAAVVSFAIGPLSDRTGRRKMLIAGLIVFTAATLLCGLAWDYASLVAFRAVTGAAAGALSLNITACIGDHFPYRRRGAAMGLVMSGYFAAMILGVPAGAFVAEAWSWRWAFGAFAGAGLLLWAPALAVLPRRVPAASSVGAAGTETAVSAARAVSITILARSYGRFLTRTGPLAVIAASFLVSASTVGFITYVGTWLREAYGLSTDWIGMVFLFSGLGALVGSPLAGYLSDRAGKRGVVAVSGLAMAGLLAAIPWITGLLPVVFAGFIFTGIAGAFRHAPLQALVTAMASDEERGTLIALKNTVAEFGIAGGTALCGVLYVAFGYPSVGAACGVMAAAASFVILIWVREPGEPGEPGEPGQT
- a CDS encoding sulfatase-like hydrolase/transferase; its protein translation is MTGSAIPSRPNVILCICDQLRAFEVGCYGNEVVRTPHLDRLATEGVRFETAVSNNPVCMPARSCLLSGQYSRTCMGALGNYAERQEDGSTTMPEYPVDGRPHLPAPTLPEMFKALGYDTALIGKWHVHSAPGPLGFDYSLYPRVHHRHSGQSFVENDGEEFLVERFSVRFESDQVGGYLRDRGNREQPFFLYYSISPPHMPLMDAPETYLGMYDPADIPLRPNVYRDGRLPYDEHWFKVYLCDFLFYEQNLPFTRKLPTGFDLRHLIALYYGMTTWVDDMVGRLMHFLKAYHLAENTIVVFLSDHGDNLGSHHLFNKGHLIEESIRVPLVFHAPGRLKPRVDAATTAQLIDVMPTLLSLCGDTVPAHVQGRDLASVISGENGPMEDEGVFVETSQGQIGLRTPTHTYGIRVDPKNGKVLDDRECFFDLRSDPYQLSNLRDARHDTELAAGLRDRMLEWHHATPWMHSGTYL